In Parasegetibacter sp. NRK P23, a single genomic region encodes these proteins:
- a CDS encoding DUF6427 family protein: MITIFKQKNPGNALILLIYALVLKFPVFLHPSLPVTKPQDGFLYRELVAWLNGFSGGSPAIFSLLSFLLLFTQASHLNKIVNDQRLFPKPNFLAGMSYLLITSFFPEWNLFSAGLLVNSLLIWALVKMMALYNTQSPKTQLFNMGILVGLASFLFFPAAAFVLLVFFALLLMRPFRFSEWVITLMGLLAPYYFLFIVLFLSGNWTPAKYLPQISIDMLRFRPSIWVAAAISLMVIPFLAGGYFVQANLGKMLIQTRKCWSLLLLYILVSTLIPFINTSQDFGNWILCTVPFAAFHAAAYFYPKTGLMPGILHWLGFALAVYLNYFGG, encoded by the coding sequence GTGATTACAATATTCAAGCAGAAAAACCCGGGAAACGCCCTGATCCTTCTTATTTACGCACTGGTACTGAAGTTCCCGGTGTTCCTGCATCCTTCCTTACCGGTCACCAAGCCGCAGGACGGGTTCCTGTACCGCGAACTGGTGGCGTGGCTGAACGGCTTTTCGGGCGGAAGTCCGGCCATTTTTTCCCTGCTCAGTTTCCTTCTGCTTTTTACCCAGGCTTCGCACCTGAACAAGATCGTGAACGACCAGCGGCTGTTCCCGAAACCGAACTTCCTGGCGGGAATGAGTTACCTGCTCATCACCTCGTTTTTTCCTGAATGGAATTTGTTTTCCGCAGGTCTGCTGGTGAACTCGCTGCTGATCTGGGCACTGGTAAAAATGATGGCGCTGTACAATACGCAAAGTCCGAAGACGCAGTTGTTCAACATGGGTATCCTGGTAGGGCTGGCCTCTTTCCTGTTCTTTCCCGCCGCGGCATTCGTGTTGCTGGTATTTTTCGCCTTATTGCTCATGCGTCCGTTCCGGTTCTCTGAATGGGTGATTACGTTGATGGGTTTGCTGGCACCGTATTATTTCCTTTTCATCGTATTGTTTCTTTCCGGCAACTGGACACCGGCAAAGTATCTTCCGCAGATTTCAATTGACATGCTGCGTTTCCGCCCGTCTATCTGGGTGGCCGCGGCCATCTCGCTGATGGTGATTCCTTTTCTGGCCGGGGGGTATTTTGTGCAGGCGAACCTGGGCAAGATGCTGATACAAACACGGAAGTGCTGGAGCCTGTTGCTGTTGTATATACTTGTTTCCACGCTAATACCTTTTATCAACACTTCCCAGGATTTTGGAAACTGGATTTTGTGCACGGTGCCGTTCGCTGCTTTTCACGCGGCGGCATATTTTTATCCTAAAACTGGTTTGATGCCGGGGATATTGCATTGGCTGGGGTTTGCGCTGGCGGTGTACCTGAATTATTTTGGTGGATAG
- a CDS encoding histidine kinase dimerization/phosphoacceptor domain -containing protein, with protein sequence MKLKLGWVAGCILLMLNTASAQQKQQTHIAELFTRIAAAKSDTAKATLYNLLGTAHYDTRKTNKHALDSALYWQRMAEATGAVDTSCNGYKGGVVSQAILHLIRNEHTLAHKKISLLPGTYLTFIYAKVANLHAESYNNKPSNSDSVITYSHKVLHYARLYKQLNYEIWGLNALSVFYHMTDRIDVGKQYVESLDSIYRTQHNLEKRALLWHNIAEKIPHKPENFAEKTSCLLQAKSLLEQTKEHEKLAHVHIYLADIYTDEGRLDLAMNAAKTAEQILRTNGFNTTFKVSPRFYDIYRMQGDFEKALEHMLEGIKEVQKNKGRNIEHAYTRLGITYYELADYENAIRAFEMGIKVSRDSGKIVPGVLVKWHCKTLLANNQKKEALTYTESMEKEFSSRYGADDKMNLYEAYGDCYDALGQFEKAESFYNRMIDPASGLAPAWVMAPKLALGKFYYRNKRFDKTKAFFDEVMQNPNVVPANVQADISYMLYKTDSANGNYLSAMNHLNRYKLISDTIFNAKKTRLIAEITTRYEVEKKNNDLLLKDQAILRREKEIELLTKQGLLQKLENEKRLRDILVKESRIELLKNEAELQKALAASREKSLILNDKTIRLNAQDIQLLKRKSELQDAALKQSNFTKRITIGGLVLLFIILALLYNQYRIKQKSSRKISEQNILLEKLLEEKDWLVKEVHHRVKNHLQIMQSLLESQAAYLSDEALAAVQVSQQRVQAMSLIHQKLYQSGNNDEIDMKVYVCELTECLKESLSDQKKIKVNLQVEPLTLDLAQAVPLGLIINEGITNSFKHAFTNQDSGELTVVLKSLDDHTYRLELKDTGKGLPPGFNINTHGSLGLKLMKGLSEQIHGTLSIENREGTNVAVEFKVAKNHASYLKAI encoded by the coding sequence ATGAAACTTAAATTGGGTTGGGTTGCGGGTTGTATACTGCTAATGCTGAATACCGCATCAGCGCAGCAAAAGCAGCAAACGCATATCGCTGAATTATTCACCAGAATTGCAGCAGCTAAATCTGACACAGCAAAAGCAACGCTTTATAACCTGCTTGGCACCGCCCATTACGATACCAGGAAAACGAACAAACATGCCCTTGATAGTGCCTTATACTGGCAACGCATGGCTGAAGCAACAGGAGCAGTGGACACCAGTTGCAACGGATACAAAGGCGGAGTGGTCTCTCAGGCCATTCTCCACCTGATCAGGAATGAACATACATTAGCGCACAAAAAAATAAGTTTATTACCAGGTACTTACCTGACTTTCATCTATGCAAAGGTTGCCAATCTGCATGCGGAATCCTACAACAACAAACCCTCCAATTCAGACAGCGTTATTACTTACAGCCACAAAGTATTGCATTACGCAAGGTTGTATAAGCAGTTGAATTACGAAATCTGGGGACTGAACGCATTGTCTGTTTTTTACCACATGACTGACCGAATTGATGTGGGAAAGCAATATGTGGAAAGCCTTGATTCCATTTACAGAACACAGCATAACCTTGAAAAAAGAGCGCTATTATGGCATAATATCGCTGAGAAAATACCGCATAAGCCGGAAAACTTTGCTGAAAAAACAAGCTGTTTACTCCAGGCAAAATCGCTCCTGGAGCAAACTAAGGAACACGAAAAACTGGCCCATGTACACATCTATCTCGCAGATATTTACACAGACGAGGGCAGACTTGACCTGGCTATGAATGCGGCTAAAACCGCAGAGCAAATTCTTCGCACTAACGGGTTTAATACCACCTTTAAAGTCAGTCCCCGGTTTTACGACATATACCGCATGCAGGGTGATTTTGAAAAAGCATTAGAACACATGCTGGAAGGGATAAAAGAGGTTCAAAAAAACAAAGGCCGGAATATAGAGCATGCTTATACCAGGCTCGGCATAACTTATTATGAACTTGCCGATTACGAGAATGCCATCAGGGCCTTTGAAATGGGTATTAAGGTATCAAGGGATTCAGGGAAAATAGTACCCGGCGTATTGGTAAAATGGCATTGCAAAACGTTATTGGCCAATAACCAAAAGAAAGAAGCGCTGACGTACACAGAAAGTATGGAGAAAGAGTTTTCATCAAGATATGGGGCGGATGACAAAATGAATCTTTATGAAGCTTATGGCGATTGCTATGATGCATTAGGACAGTTTGAAAAAGCGGAATCTTTCTACAACCGAATGATCGATCCCGCAAGCGGACTTGCACCAGCGTGGGTGATGGCACCAAAGCTGGCCCTGGGTAAATTCTATTACCGCAATAAACGTTTCGATAAAACAAAAGCATTTTTTGACGAAGTAATGCAGAACCCAAATGTGGTTCCGGCCAATGTACAGGCCGACATCTCCTACATGCTTTACAAAACGGACTCCGCCAACGGAAATTACCTTTCCGCCATGAACCACCTGAACAGGTACAAATTAATCAGTGATACGATTTTCAACGCGAAGAAAACCAGGCTTATCGCCGAAATAACCACCCGATACGAAGTAGAGAAGAAAAACAACGACCTGCTGCTAAAAGACCAGGCCATACTCCGCCGGGAAAAAGAAATTGAGTTACTAACCAAGCAGGGACTTTTGCAAAAGCTGGAAAACGAAAAAAGACTGCGGGATATTCTAGTAAAAGAAAGCAGGATCGAGCTACTGAAAAACGAGGCTGAACTGCAAAAGGCACTTGCTGCCAGCAGGGAAAAAAGTTTAATTCTAAACGACAAAACCATCCGCCTGAACGCCCAGGACATTCAATTGCTCAAACGCAAAAGCGAGCTACAGGATGCAGCGCTGAAACAGTCCAACTTCACTAAAAGAATAACTATTGGCGGACTTGTCCTGCTGTTCATCATCCTTGCATTGCTGTACAACCAGTACCGCATCAAACAAAAAAGCAGCCGGAAAATTTCCGAACAAAATATCCTGCTGGAGAAGCTGCTGGAGGAAAAAGACTGGCTGGTAAAAGAGGTGCACCACCGGGTAAAAAATCACTTACAAATCATGCAGAGCTTATTAGAATCGCAGGCGGCCTACTTGTCGGATGAAGCATTGGCCGCGGTGCAGGTGAGCCAGCAAAGAGTACAGGCCATGTCGCTGATTCACCAGAAACTGTACCAGTCCGGCAACAATGATGAAATAGACATGAAGGTATATGTGTGTGAGTTGACCGAATGCCTGAAGGAAAGCTTATCGGACCAGAAAAAGATCAAGGTAAACCTGCAAGTCGAACCGCTAACACTAGATTTGGCTCAGGCTGTTCCACTGGGTTTGATCATAAACGAAGGGATAACCAACAGCTTCAAACATGCTTTTACTAACCAGGATAGCGGTGAACTAACCGTGGTACTAAAATCCTTAGATGACCATACGTACAGACTGGAACTGAAAGACACCGGCAAAGGACTACCTCCAGGTTTTAACATCAACACACATGGTTCTCTTGGCTTAAAACTGATGAAGGGGCTATCTGAACAAATACATGGAACCCTGAGCATTGAAAACCGAGAAGGCACCAATGTTGCTGTAGAATTCAAGGTAGCTAAAAATCACGCATCTTATCTTAAAGCTATCTAA
- a CDS encoding protoglobin domain-containing protein — protein MARSPFSLEELKLLQQAMLFGEEDIKYLRMSYAILKDQTNDILDVWYGFVGATPQLVYFFSNKNTGKLDGEYLAKVRERFAAWILQTAEAKYDQQWLDYQYEIGLRHYTTKKNKTDNVNSVPVINFRYIPALTIPVTTTLKPFLAKKGAGAEDVDKMYTAWLKSVLLQSILWGQPYMKKGEY, from the coding sequence GTGGCCAGATCACCATTTAGTCTTGAGGAGCTAAAGCTGCTCCAGCAGGCTATGTTATTTGGGGAGGAGGATATAAAATACCTGAGAATGAGCTATGCTATACTCAAAGACCAAACCAATGATATATTAGATGTCTGGTATGGCTTTGTAGGTGCAACACCGCAGTTGGTGTATTTTTTCAGCAACAAAAATACCGGTAAGCTGGACGGTGAATACCTGGCGAAAGTAAGAGAACGGTTCGCCGCCTGGATTTTGCAAACCGCTGAAGCTAAATATGATCAGCAGTGGTTAGACTATCAGTATGAAATAGGACTGCGACATTACACCACGAAAAAGAACAAAACAGACAATGTGAATTCTGTTCCCGTTATCAACTTCCGCTATATTCCCGCGCTTACGATACCGGTTACCACAACGTTAAAACCATTTTTAGCGAAAAAAGGAGCCGGTGCTGAAGACGTCGATAAAATGTATACCGCCTGGTTGAAATCGGTACTGCTGCAATCTATTTTATGGGGACAGCCTTATATGAAAAAAGGCGAATACTAA
- a CDS encoding T9SS type A sorting domain-containing protein: MKRCYRLLFLLCCSCCFLFTKAQQGVYIPKNAKVYFKGDTATIFSDVQHKGHIRIGKKAVVQFKGKRWENGDSATIEAEENGGLIRFLTPDLPGTDGRQIMVGGYNAATKSGPAFARFSLANPYGLVLNETSFRVTHELIFENGHIYALDQLLSVGNETGPGIIKGYNEKSYVVTGGLTAGGLLLRENIAEKHGEVIFPIGSDVEHYTPAAIRSVSSIPDDVYAKTWMGVFAHMNTGNNLDGMSVKNIWQLGKLRRPGSGVVGVRLQHLLKEEGAAGFVPNRTSSYISLFNGNTWDTSGQQHNPVSPAVLTSGGVLYNSGVNERVFTDEIGTASYLTKFALPSKDTVSFRTRFRFWGYRRNAQQAELNWTTEPEYNIRHFVLQRRLANETDFKTVATVRSRAIGGSSASLLKYIHNDPNTYQGISYYRLILVDYNGLEVYSNIVPIGPVPGGYGIVVWPNPAAQRFFVGISGVAPVKAVVVWNVIGQKVKEEMVNGRNIIPLEIRTPGTYLVGSITFGGRVIETKKVIITGN, encoded by the coding sequence ATGAAGCGCTGTTATCGTTTATTATTCTTGTTGTGCTGTAGTTGTTGCTTTCTTTTCACGAAGGCGCAGCAAGGCGTGTATATACCGAAGAACGCGAAGGTGTATTTCAAGGGAGATACCGCCACTATTTTTTCTGATGTGCAACACAAAGGGCATATCCGTATCGGGAAAAAAGCGGTAGTGCAATTCAAGGGTAAGCGTTGGGAGAACGGTGATTCTGCTACCATTGAAGCGGAAGAAAACGGTGGACTGATCCGTTTTTTAACGCCCGATCTCCCGGGAACAGACGGAAGGCAGATCATGGTGGGCGGATACAATGCCGCGACAAAAAGCGGACCCGCCTTTGCACGTTTTTCACTCGCCAATCCCTACGGATTGGTGTTGAATGAAACCAGTTTCCGTGTTACCCACGAACTGATTTTTGAGAACGGGCATATCTATGCGCTCGATCAGTTGTTGTCTGTGGGCAATGAAACAGGTCCGGGTATAATAAAAGGATACAACGAAAAAAGTTACGTGGTAACAGGCGGACTTACCGCCGGTGGTTTACTGCTTCGGGAGAACATTGCCGAAAAGCATGGTGAAGTTATCTTTCCCATAGGTAGTGATGTGGAGCATTATACGCCCGCGGCGATCCGTTCTGTAAGCAGCATCCCGGATGATGTGTACGCGAAAACATGGATGGGCGTTTTCGCACACATGAATACGGGTAATAACCTGGATGGGATGAGTGTGAAAAACATCTGGCAACTGGGGAAATTACGTCGTCCGGGATCGGGTGTAGTAGGTGTGAGGCTGCAGCACCTGCTGAAAGAGGAGGGCGCTGCCGGCTTCGTTCCCAACAGGACTTCCAGTTATATTTCGCTGTTCAATGGCAATACATGGGATACCAGCGGTCAACAGCATAACCCCGTGTCGCCGGCTGTATTAACCTCAGGAGGTGTCCTGTATAATAGCGGGGTGAACGAACGTGTTTTCACCGATGAGATCGGAACCGCTTCTTATCTTACTAAATTTGCCCTGCCATCGAAAGATACTGTATCGTTCCGCACCAGGTTCAGGTTCTGGGGCTATCGCAGGAACGCGCAACAAGCGGAACTCAACTGGACCACCGAGCCTGAATACAATATCCGGCATTTTGTATTGCAGCGTAGGCTCGCGAACGAAACTGATTTTAAAACCGTGGCCACGGTCCGCTCCCGGGCCATCGGCGGAAGCAGTGCATCGTTACTGAAATACATACACAACGACCCGAATACCTACCAGGGCATCAGCTACTACCGGCTTATCCTGGTTGATTATAACGGACTTGAAGTGTATTCGAATATCGTTCCCATTGGACCTGTTCCAGGTGGTTATGGTATTGTTGTATGGCCCAATCCTGCGGCGCAGCGGTTCTTCGTGGGCATCAGCGGCGTGGCGCCGGTGAAGGCCGTTGTTGTGTGGAACGTGATTGGTCAGAAGGTGAAGGAGGAAATGGTGAATGGCAGAAATATCATTCCGCTGGAGATCAGAACGCCAGGTACATACCTGGTGGGATCCATCACTTTTGGCGGAAGGGTGATTGAAACAAAGAAGGTGATTATTACGGGGAACTAA
- the ftsZ gene encoding cell division protein FtsZ: MIHFDLPKEKSSIIKVIGVGGGGSNAVNHMYAQNIEGVNFIICNTDAQSLAQSSVPNKIQLGPHLTQGLGAGANPEIGKQATEESLEEIKRILEVNTKMAFITAGMGGGTGTGGAPIISKICKDLGILTVGIVTTPFAYEGKKRQQQAQNGINILKDYVDTLLVISNDKLRHQFGNLTMKAAFNKADNVLATAAKCITDVINSTGQINVDFADVCTVMRSGGVAILGSATAQGENRAFKAIEEALNSPLLNDNDIRGARWILININSCEGENEFTMDEVEIIQSYLLEQAGEDTDVILGMGYDNSLGDQIGITLIATGFEHKDPFVKKVAPQPEPKREEKITLVLGEDPEEKKKYNQPPLPFVEEKKDPLAPTLVPAPEQHREITREVYGEANVENKSVHTEPPVVNYTLNSNQTVDPQPQNTKDAVVATSTSGGLLAKPSNIYMETKPESVQSVPVEKLPSASVDNDEPGMDIQLVVKEAHPGAADTPGTDQTQNIINANKSSVEDPAMPDEAEEQKRRAAERIQKLRNLSFNINGSDPNNEFETVPAYIRRNMELYNNPHSSVENFYSGYTVNSNENNQADISTINTFLEGKKPD; this comes from the coding sequence ATGATCCATTTTGATTTACCAAAGGAGAAATCCAGCATCATAAAAGTGATTGGCGTGGGCGGCGGCGGAAGCAATGCCGTAAACCACATGTACGCGCAGAACATTGAAGGCGTAAACTTTATTATTTGTAACACCGATGCGCAGTCGCTGGCACAAAGCAGCGTGCCCAATAAAATACAGCTTGGGCCGCATTTAACGCAGGGGCTGGGTGCGGGTGCCAACCCTGAAATAGGCAAGCAGGCCACCGAAGAGAGCCTGGAAGAAATCAAGCGCATCCTCGAAGTGAACACCAAAATGGCGTTCATTACTGCAGGTATGGGCGGTGGTACGGGCACTGGTGGCGCACCCATCATTTCCAAAATCTGCAAAGACCTCGGCATCCTCACCGTTGGTATCGTGACCACTCCCTTCGCCTACGAAGGAAAGAAACGCCAGCAACAGGCGCAGAATGGTATCAATATCCTGAAGGATTATGTGGATACCCTGCTCGTGATCAGCAACGATAAGCTGCGTCACCAGTTCGGTAACCTCACCATGAAAGCGGCTTTCAACAAAGCGGATAATGTACTGGCCACCGCCGCGAAATGTATCACCGATGTGATCAACAGCACCGGCCAGATCAATGTTGACTTTGCCGACGTTTGTACCGTAATGCGCAGTGGTGGCGTGGCCATCCTCGGAAGCGCCACGGCACAGGGTGAAAACCGTGCCTTCAAAGCCATCGAAGAAGCGCTGAACTCTCCATTGCTGAACGACAACGATATCCGCGGCGCAAGGTGGATCCTCATCAACATCAACTCCTGCGAAGGAGAGAACGAGTTCACCATGGATGAAGTAGAGATCATCCAGAGCTACCTCCTCGAACAGGCCGGTGAAGATACCGACGTGATCCTGGGTATGGGCTACGACAATTCCCTTGGAGACCAGATCGGTATTACGCTGATCGCCACCGGTTTCGAGCACAAAGACCCCTTCGTGAAAAAAGTGGCGCCCCAGCCGGAGCCCAAACGCGAAGAGAAGATCACCCTTGTTCTGGGAGAAGATCCGGAAGAGAAAAAGAAGTACAACCAGCCTCCGCTGCCTTTCGTGGAAGAAAAGAAAGACCCGCTGGCTCCTACACTGGTGCCTGCTCCTGAACAACATAGGGAAATTACCAGGGAAGTTTACGGTGAGGCGAATGTGGAAAATAAATCCGTCCATACCGAACCACCCGTTGTAAATTACACCCTCAATAGCAATCAAACGGTTGATCCTCAACCTCAAAATACCAAAGACGCTGTTGTAGCTACCAGCACCTCCGGAGGTTTATTGGCCAAACCTTCCAATATCTACATGGAGACCAAGCCTGAATCAGTCCAATCAGTGCCTGTTGAAAAACTCCCTTCAGCATCAGTTGACAATGATGAGCCAGGCATGGACATCCAACTTGTTGTGAAGGAAGCACATCCAGGGGCGGCGGATACGCCAGGAACGGATCAAACTCAGAACATCATCAATGCAAACAAATCTTCCGTTGAGGATCCGGCGATGCCAGACGAAGCGGAAGAGCAGAAAAGGAGAGCCGCCGAAAGGATCCAGAAATTGCGCAATCTGTCCTTCAATATTAACGGCAGCGATCCGAACAACGAGTTTGAAACGGTACCGGCCTACATCCGCCGCAACATGGAACTCTACAACAACCCGCACTCCAGCGTGGAGAATTTCTACAGCGGCTACACAGTTAATTCAAACGAAAACAATCAGGCTGATATCAGCACCATCAATACTTTCCTCGAAGGAAAGAAGCCTGATTAA
- the ftsA gene encoding cell division protein FtsA, producing MNSEQRPIIIGLDIGTTKIAAIAGRKNEYGKLEILGFGRSNSNGVKHGQVLNIDETIKAIRMALQNCYESNPDLVINEVYVGIAGHHIKSLQTRGDIVRHNTDEEISQREIDQLISDQYKTYIPAGDQIIDVIPQEFTVDNFQNIPDPIGYGGVKVGANFHIITGDKNAIRNINRAVEKSGLHTKDLVLQPLASAAAVMGHEDMEAGVAIVDIGGGTTDLAVFYEGILKHTAVIPFGGENITNDIKTGLGVLKSQAEAMKTQFGSALANEAKANEYITIPGLRGMPPKEISVKNLANIIQARMSEILDFVSYHLKQVGLDGRVLNGGVVLTGGGSQLKHLIQLTEYVTGLNARIGFPNEHLCAGHIEELRKPTYSTCIGLILKGYSDYENQRKSFRDEYVPVSVPGNLKQKLQEEEMKEDLSEEVEVKEMPKEIVPIENRKGLKDFWGKFKDGIIDLFKEEEDAKLN from the coding sequence ATGAACTCAGAACAAAGACCCATCATTATTGGGCTCGACATTGGCACGACGAAGATCGCCGCCATCGCCGGGCGCAAGAATGAATACGGAAAACTCGAGATACTCGGGTTCGGGAGGTCCAACTCCAATGGCGTGAAACACGGGCAGGTGCTCAACATTGATGAAACCATCAAGGCCATCAGGATGGCCCTGCAAAACTGTTATGAATCAAATCCCGACCTGGTCATCAACGAAGTGTACGTCGGTATTGCAGGACATCATATCAAGAGTCTGCAAACCCGGGGCGACATCGTACGCCACAACACCGATGAGGAAATTTCCCAAAGGGAAATCGACCAGCTCATCAGCGATCAGTACAAAACCTATATTCCCGCAGGCGACCAGATCATTGATGTGATCCCGCAGGAATTTACGGTGGATAATTTTCAGAATATTCCCGATCCCATAGGATACGGCGGGGTGAAGGTGGGCGCAAATTTCCACATCATCACCGGCGATAAAAACGCCATCCGCAACATCAACCGGGCCGTGGAAAAAAGTGGTCTGCACACCAAGGACCTCGTACTCCAGCCGCTCGCTTCCGCAGCGGCGGTGATGGGGCATGAAGACATGGAAGCAGGCGTAGCTATCGTGGACATCGGCGGCGGCACCACCGACCTGGCCGTTTTTTACGAAGGTATCCTGAAGCATACTGCCGTGATCCCCTTCGGAGGTGAGAACATTACCAACGATATCAAAACTGGGTTGGGTGTACTCAAATCTCAGGCGGAAGCCATGAAAACCCAGTTCGGATCCGCATTGGCCAATGAAGCGAAAGCCAACGAATACATTACTATTCCCGGCTTACGCGGCATGCCGCCCAAAGAGATCAGCGTAAAGAACCTCGCCAACATCATCCAGGCACGCATGAGTGAGATCCTCGATTTCGTAAGCTATCACCTGAAGCAGGTGGGGCTCGACGGAAGGGTGCTCAACGGTGGCGTGGTGCTGACCGGCGGCGGTTCACAATTAAAACACCTCATCCAGTTGACCGAATATGTTACCGGGCTCAACGCGCGCATCGGGTTCCCGAACGAGCATTTGTGCGCCGGACACATTGAAGAACTGAGAAAACCCACGTACTCAACTTGTATCGGTCTGATCCTGAAAGGATACAGCGATTACGAGAACCAGCGGAAATCGTTCCGCGATGAATACGTTCCCGTAAGTGTTCCCGGAAACCTGAAGCAGAAGCTCCAGGAAGAAGAAATGAAAGAAGATTTATCGGAAGAAGTGGAAGTGAAAGAAATGCCGAAGGAAATTGTTCCCATTGAAAACAGGAAGGGCCTGAAAGATTTCTGGGGCAAATTCAAAGATGGCATCATCGATCTCTTCAAGGAAGAAGAAGACGCCAAACTCAACTAA
- a CDS encoding cell division protein FtsQ/DivIB has protein sequence MASSKLKRIITLTGWLTLSTGVLVLLVAAMGRREDQLCKRVEVEIEGEGQTLFVERKDILNTLTANGGRSIKGKPVGSISIKDLEAQLEKNVWISNAELFFDKDAVLQVRITENEPVARVFSINGNSWYMDSAGARLPLSDQFSARLPVFTGFPTDRKNLGKEDSVLLQRMKELSLFLKKDPFWMAQAGEIAITPSRQLEMHPVFGSHVVELGDGKDLENRFTRLELFYRQVLKQTGPNAWSRIKVQFANQVVAIRNGMEEKTVLVNAPVATPVTPSVSNNATQVVNRTPAGGPAPRAVMPPKRRNNN, from the coding sequence ATGGCTTCTTCTAAACTGAAACGCATCATTACACTAACCGGCTGGCTCACGCTCAGCACGGGTGTACTGGTGCTTTTGGTGGCAGCCATGGGAAGAAGGGAGGACCAGTTGTGTAAGCGGGTGGAAGTGGAGATTGAAGGGGAAGGACAAACCCTGTTTGTAGAACGGAAAGATATTCTGAATACGCTTACGGCAAACGGAGGAAGGTCGATAAAAGGGAAGCCGGTCGGAAGTATTTCCATCAAAGACCTGGAGGCCCAACTGGAAAAAAATGTATGGATCAGCAATGCTGAATTGTTCTTTGATAAAGACGCCGTGTTACAGGTAAGAATAACCGAAAATGAACCGGTGGCCAGGGTGTTTTCCATCAATGGAAATTCCTGGTACATGGACAGTGCCGGTGCAAGGTTGCCACTTTCCGACCAGTTCTCGGCCAGGTTGCCGGTTTTCACCGGCTTTCCGACCGATAGGAAGAACCTGGGGAAAGAGGATAGCGTCCTGTTGCAGCGCATGAAAGAACTGTCGCTCTTTCTGAAGAAAGATCCGTTCTGGATGGCACAGGCCGGTGAAATAGCGATCACACCTTCCCGGCAGTTGGAAATGCACCCGGTATTCGGATCGCATGTGGTGGAACTGGGCGATGGAAAGGATTTGGAGAACAGGTTCACAAGGCTGGAACTTTTCTACCGCCAGGTGCTAAAGCAAACGGGGCCAAACGCGTGGAGCCGCATAAAAGTACAGTTCGCCAACCAGGTGGTGGCCATCAGAAATGGCATGGAGGAGAAAACGGTTTTAGTGAATGCACCAGTTGCGACGCCGGTAACGCCCAGCGTAAGCAACAATGCAACACAGGTGGTGAACAGAACCCCGGCCGGAGGCCCGGCACCCAGAGCGGTGATGCCTCCGAAAAGAAGAAACAACAACTAA